One part of the Pyrinomonadaceae bacterium genome encodes these proteins:
- a CDS encoding LEA type 2 family protein, with product MMNSGKIVPFALAATAFLLFAFVMTPAQTRWPDLGGVKDIGRIGDAVNVQIKVGEITLESIDFRNQTASLNVGLDIANGFIPVSLKDFDYRLRLADRDVIEGTHHGTLKVGGRRASRVNLPLTVHLRSIPEVVWSAFTNRGQLRYDLDSAFTLPLFITEKRFDQSFSGEVPLRSLVDAASIVRARGVSHGRSGGSIWDALPW from the coding sequence ATGATGAATTCAGGAAAAATCGTTCCGTTTGCCCTGGCGGCGACAGCTTTTTTGCTGTTTGCGTTTGTCATGACGCCGGCCCAAACGCGCTGGCCGGATCTCGGCGGCGTCAAAGATATCGGTCGCATCGGCGATGCCGTTAATGTTCAGATCAAAGTCGGCGAAATTACACTCGAATCAATCGATTTTCGTAATCAGACGGCGAGCTTGAATGTTGGCCTCGACATCGCGAACGGATTTATTCCGGTGAGTCTGAAGGACTTCGATTATCGGTTACGCCTGGCGGACCGCGACGTGATCGAGGGCACTCATCACGGCACGCTGAAGGTCGGCGGCCGGCGGGCATCGCGCGTTAATCTGCCGCTGACGGTACATTTGCGCTCGATTCCGGAGGTGGTGTGGTCGGCATTCACTAATCGAGGTCAGCTTCGTTACGATCTCGATTCCGCGTTTACCCTGCCGTTATTTATTACGGAAAAGCGCTTCGACCAAAGTTTCTCAGGCGAAGTCCCGCTTCGTTCGCTGGTGGACGCCGCTTCGATCGTTCGCGCGCGCGGTGTAAGCCACGGCCGTTCAGGCGGCAGCATCTGGGACGCGCTACCCTGGTAA
- a CDS encoding serine hydrolase, whose protein sequence is MNFTMNLLWLRVIKTAIAIAFLAAGFKTVVCAQDATSAQIDELVKTEMKLQRIPGLSLAVVKDGQIVLAKGYGLANVEHQVPAKAETIFQSGSMGKQFTAMAVMMLVEAGKVSLSDPITKYFPDSPATWKNITVRHLLTHTAGTTDYPRDFDFRRDYTEDELLKRAQQVPLAFQPGEKWAYSNLGYVLLGILIHKASGQFYGDYLQERVFRPLGMTTARIISEADIVPNRAAGYQLLQGQLKNQNWVSPTLNTTADGALYLTVFDVAKWDAALYTEKLVKKESLVAMWTPVKLNNGKSEKYGFGWAVSDVRGHRLIDHGGTWQGFKSYIARYVDDKLTVIVFANLRQANPSRIAQKVAGIYHADLAPPVAEAIADKEPAVTARAKEIVRKATEGSLDASLFTPEAWPQISRGAADASAFLKNYGPLSNIELLAATEQNGNRVYRYRLKYQDGNVVFGMTLKPDGKIVRLNINPE, encoded by the coding sequence ATGAACTTCACCATGAATCTGTTGTGGTTGCGCGTCATTAAAACCGCAATAGCCATCGCCTTCCTGGCCGCTGGCTTTAAAACAGTCGTATGTGCGCAGGATGCCACCAGCGCGCAAATCGACGAACTCGTTAAAACGGAGATGAAGCTACAGCGTATCCCCGGACTCTCACTCGCCGTAGTGAAGGACGGCCAGATCGTTCTGGCTAAGGGTTACGGCCTGGCGAATGTTGAGCACCAGGTGCCTGCAAAAGCCGAAACCATCTTTCAATCGGGATCCATGGGCAAACAGTTCACGGCGATGGCTGTCATGATGCTGGTGGAAGCGGGCAAAGTCAGTCTTTCGGATCCCATCACCAAATACTTCCCTGACTCGCCGGCCACCTGGAAGAACATTACTGTGCGGCATCTGCTTACGCACACGGCCGGCACGACGGATTACCCGCGCGATTTCGATTTCCGTCGCGATTACACGGAAGACGAATTGCTCAAGCGCGCCCAGCAGGTTCCGCTTGCCTTTCAACCTGGAGAAAAGTGGGCTTACAGCAACCTGGGATATGTCTTGCTTGGCATCTTGATTCACAAAGCGAGCGGCCAGTTCTACGGAGATTATTTGCAGGAGCGTGTGTTTCGGCCGTTGGGAATGACCACGGCCCGGATCATTAGCGAAGCCGACATTGTGCCGAATCGCGCCGCCGGTTATCAGCTCTTGCAAGGCCAGCTAAAAAACCAGAACTGGGTTTCACCGACTTTGAATACAACCGCGGATGGCGCGCTCTATCTCACGGTGTTCGACGTGGCCAAGTGGGACGCGGCGCTCTACACCGAAAAGCTGGTTAAGAAAGAAAGCCTCGTGGCCATGTGGACGCCCGTCAAGCTGAACAACGGGAAGAGTGAGAAATACGGTTTCGGCTGGGCCGTGAGTGATGTTCGCGGCCACCGCTTAATTGACCATGGCGGAACGTGGCAGGGATTCAAGTCTTACATCGCTCGTTATGTTGACGACAAATTGACGGTGATTGTGTTCGCGAACCTGCGGCAGGCGAACCCTTCACGCATCGCACAGAAAGTCGCCGGCATTTACCACGCCGACTTAGCGCCGCCCGTTGCCGAAGCCATCGCAGACAAAGAGCCTGCGGTCACTGCGCGGGCAAAAGAGATCGTTCGCAAAGCTACCGAAGGCTCGTTAGACGCAAGTTTGTTTACGCCCGAAGCCTGGCCACAAATTTCGCGTGGCGCCGCTGACGCCAGTGCGTTCCTGAAAAACTACGGCCCGTTAAGCAACATCGAACTGCTCGCGGCCACCGAACAGAACGGCAATCGCGTCTACCGTTATCGGCTTAAGTATCAGGACGGCAACGTTGTGTTTGGAATGACGCTGAAACCTGACGGGAAGATCGTGCGCTTGAATATTAACCCGGAGTAA
- a CDS encoding DUF5990 family protein: MEISLRIILRKPTAGVDFGLQKGRGSKYEVVQKQRSTGENLKFEFAVGVKTGKDGAPDFSGPFVQGARGDRYFYIDIGTYAGQENTCWSRRLKVPLSCITPDLINSSSTLIADIPGTARDGGPSCAYAWLKCLDRPWHWRPSEPSAAVPLPLGEVR; this comes from the coding sequence ATGGAGATTTCGCTGCGTATCATTTTGAGAAAGCCAACCGCCGGCGTGGATTTCGGTCTGCAGAAAGGTCGCGGCAGCAAATACGAAGTCGTACAGAAGCAGCGCTCCACCGGAGAGAATTTGAAGTTCGAATTTGCGGTGGGCGTGAAGACCGGCAAGGACGGTGCGCCTGATTTTTCCGGACCCTTCGTACAAGGAGCGCGCGGCGATCGCTACTTCTACATCGACATCGGAACGTACGCCGGCCAGGAGAACACATGCTGGAGCCGTCGTTTGAAAGTTCCTCTCAGTTGCATCACCCCGGACTTGATCAACTCGAGCTCGACGCTGATAGCTGACATTCCCGGCACCGCGCGCGACGGCGGACCCAGCTGTGCTTATGCCTGGCTGAAGTGTCTTGATCGGCCGTGGCATTGGCGCCCGTCAGAACCCTCTGCTGCTGTTCCTCTGCCTTTGGGAGAGGTTAGGTGA
- a CDS encoding VOC family protein: MKAVFKRAVPYAEDAMNLPVANVEAAIPFYEKTFNFRVVGKQDSPVKSAVLARDEIQIGLAENGGDPTQEGCYFEVDNVEFAFEEIKGRKPAGSDLELQIEGKWSQRVFFVVAPDGLCYMIGQPQS, from the coding sequence ATGAAAGCAGTCTTCAAACGCGCTGTACCATACGCCGAGGATGCTATGAATCTACCGGTCGCAAACGTAGAGGCTGCCATTCCCTTTTACGAGAAGACCTTCAATTTTCGCGTTGTCGGCAAACAAGACTCGCCGGTGAAGTCGGCGGTGCTGGCGCGCGATGAAATCCAGATCGGGCTGGCTGAAAACGGCGGCGACCCGACACAGGAAGGCTGCTACTTCGAAGTCGACAACGTTGAGTTCGCGTTTGAAGAAATCAAGGGTCGAAAACCGGCCGGGTCTGACCTCGAATTACAAATAGAGGGCAAGTGGTCGCAGCGCGTCTTTTTCGTCGTCGCACCGGACGGCCTCTGCTACATGATTGGCCAACCCCAATCGTGA
- a CDS encoding bleomycin resistance family protein — MNVKKLTPILNVSNIVESFEWFAKIGWEKGWDWGDPPTFGGVCNGKTEIFLCQGGQGSRGGPMPQFVGDDETGGTWMSWWLESPAAVDEAYQLALKHGITVTMPPTDEPWNVREFHLRHPDGHTFRVSAGLEKE, encoded by the coding sequence ATGAACGTCAAGAAACTAACACCAATCCTGAACGTCTCGAATATCGTTGAGAGCTTCGAGTGGTTTGCAAAAATCGGATGGGAAAAAGGTTGGGACTGGGGCGACCCGCCCACTTTCGGTGGGGTCTGCAATGGCAAGACTGAGATCTTTCTTTGTCAGGGCGGCCAGGGATCGCGCGGTGGGCCGATGCCGCAATTCGTCGGCGACGATGAAACCGGTGGCACCTGGATGAGTTGGTGGTTGGAATCACCGGCCGCCGTTGACGAAGCGTATCAACTGGCGTTGAAGCATGGAATCACGGTCACAATGCCACCGACCGACGAGCCATGGAATGTGCGCGAGTTTCACTTGCGGCATCCCGATGGACACACGTTTCGGGTGAGCGCGGGACTTGAAAAAGAATAA
- a CDS encoding serine hydrolase, giving the protein MKSSRRRLANVVAFALLFAFLSLPVKAQGPATTPPLDVNQKLAGFDAFMEKTLKDWNAPGIGVGIVVGDKLVFAKGYGYRDYEKKLPITANTMFPIASNTKLFTAVGAGLLVEEGKLTWDRPIKESVPTIQFYDSYLNNSITLRDMLAHRTGITRHDSIWYKSDYSTKQLFERLKYLEPKESPRQLFLYNNMMYAGVGYATELQSGKPWTQFVRERIFQPLEMKSSGFTISEMLKQPDYGVPFTERRDSFDLYKIPYYEDTDGLAAAGAIVSNIEDLSHWLIALMNNGKYNGKQVLPAKVLQATLEPAIALPNTGAQTRGWWEVLNQAYGMGRWTASYRGRFVTFHGGDLPGFHSQVSFMPNERIGVIVFVIGNHPAPLYNPISWNVYERLLGMEETPWTQRLLDIRLRNKKAGAEARKQEGAGRVADTKPSHALADYVGEYDHPSYGSVKIGMKDNALQFEFHKIKLPLTHFHYDRFDSPNDEEEGKWSVNFATNPQGDIDKATMSLDEAEVTFVRKPAALDAAAGQRLSGTYETPSGAKFQVVFRPDGMLYVVRIGAPDQKLIPYKGLRFRIPEFADVIIEFVEEGGQITGLRQITPGGVFLSKRVQ; this is encoded by the coding sequence ATGAAATCGTCTCGACGCCGTTTAGCGAACGTTGTCGCGTTCGCACTTCTCTTCGCTTTCTTATCCTTGCCGGTCAAGGCGCAGGGTCCGGCCACGACGCCACCGCTTGACGTCAATCAAAAGCTTGCCGGCTTTGACGCGTTCATGGAAAAAACTTTGAAGGATTGGAACGCCCCGGGCATCGGCGTCGGTATTGTCGTCGGCGACAAACTCGTTTTCGCGAAAGGCTATGGCTATCGCGATTACGAGAAGAAGTTGCCAATCACCGCCAACACCATGTTCCCGATCGCCTCGAACACCAAACTGTTTACCGCCGTCGGCGCGGGGTTGCTGGTTGAAGAAGGCAAACTGACATGGGACCGCCCGATCAAGGAATCTGTGCCCACGATTCAGTTCTACGACAGCTACCTCAACAACTCGATTACTCTGCGCGACATGCTGGCGCATCGCACGGGCATCACGCGGCACGATTCAATCTGGTACAAATCCGATTACTCTACGAAACAGCTTTTTGAACGGCTGAAATATCTCGAGCCGAAGGAATCGCCGCGCCAGTTGTTCCTCTACAACAACATGATGTACGCAGGTGTCGGGTACGCGACTGAGCTTCAGTCAGGCAAGCCCTGGACGCAGTTCGTGCGCGAAAGAATTTTTCAACCGCTCGAAATGAAAAGCAGCGGCTTCACGATCAGCGAGATGCTGAAGCAACCCGACTATGGAGTTCCCTTCACCGAACGCCGCGACTCGTTCGATCTCTACAAGATTCCGTATTACGAAGACACCGACGGGCTCGCAGCGGCCGGCGCCATCGTCTCGAACATCGAAGACCTTTCGCACTGGCTCATCGCTTTGATGAACAACGGCAAGTACAACGGTAAGCAAGTGCTGCCGGCGAAGGTGCTGCAAGCCACGCTGGAACCGGCGATCGCGCTGCCGAACACGGGCGCGCAAACGCGCGGCTGGTGGGAGGTTCTGAATCAGGCATATGGCATGGGGCGTTGGACGGCTTCGTATCGCGGCCGCTTCGTCACGTTTCACGGTGGCGACCTGCCGGGTTTTCACTCGCAGGTCTCGTTCATGCCGAACGAACGCATCGGCGTGATTGTCTTTGTCATCGGCAATCACCCGGCGCCGCTTTACAACCCCATCAGCTGGAACGTATACGAGCGTCTGCTCGGGATGGAAGAGACGCCGTGGACGCAAAGGCTGCTGGACATTCGACTGCGGAACAAGAAAGCGGGCGCGGAAGCGCGCAAGCAGGAAGGCGCCGGCCGCGTGGCCGATACCAAGCCTTCGCACGCGCTCGCGGATTACGTTGGTGAGTACGACCATCCGTCATACGGCAGTGTGAAGATCGGAATGAAAGACAACGCGCTGCAGTTTGAGTTTCACAAGATCAAGCTGCCACTGACGCACTTTCATTACGATCGCTTCGATTCGCCGAATGACGAGGAAGAGGGCAAGTGGTCGGTGAACTTCGCCACGAATCCGCAGGGCGACATCGATAAGGCGACGATGTCACTCGACGAAGCGGAAGTTACCTTCGTGCGCAAGCCGGCGGCCCTCGATGCAGCAGCCGGGCAACGCCTCTCAGGCACTTACGAGACACCAAGCGGCGCAAAATTTCAGGTGGTGTTCCGTCCTGACGGAATGCTTTACGTCGTGCGCATTGGCGCGCCGGATCAGAAACTGATTCCTTACAAAGGACTGAGATTCCGCATCCCGGAATTCGCGGACGTGATCATCGAGTTCGTGGAAGAGGGCGGCCAGATTACGGGACTCAGACAAATCACACCTGGCGGTGTGTTTCTGTCGAAGCGAGTCCAATAG